The Vitis vinifera cultivar Pinot Noir 40024 chromosome 12, ASM3070453v1 genome has a segment encoding these proteins:
- the LOC100259129 gene encoding V-type proton ATPase subunit D, translated as MSGQSQRLTVVPTVTMLGVMKARLVGATRGHALLKKKSDALTVQFRQILKKIVSTKESMGEVMKASSFALTEAKYVAGENIKHVVLENVQNASLKVRSRQENVAGVKLPKFEYFNEGETKNDLTGLARGGQQVQLCRAAYVKAIEVLVELASLQTSFLTLDDAIKTTNRRVNALENVVKPRLENTIIYIKGELDELEREDFFRLKKIQGYKKREMERQMASAKEFSEDQFAGKVSLQKGISLNAAHNLLSAAMEKDEDIIF; from the coding sequence ATGTCTGGCCAAAGCCAGCGATTGACTGTCGTTCCAACTGTTACAATGCTTGGAGTCATGAAAGCACGCCTTGTTGGTGCTACAAGGGGTCATGCTCTCCTCAAGAAAAAGAGTGATGCTCTGACAGTGCAATTTCGTCAAATCCTCAAGAAGATTGTATCCACAAAGGAATCAATGGGAGAGGTCATGAAAGCCTCCTCCTTTGCTCTAACTGAAGCCAAATATGTTGCTGGTGAGAACATCAAGCATGTTGTTCTTGAGAATGTCCAAAATGCATCTCTTAAAGTTCGATCCCGGCAAGAGAATGTGGCTGGTGTGAAGCTTCCCAAGTTTGAGTATTTTAATGAAGGGGAGACTAAGAATGACCTCACTGGATTGGCTAGAGGTGGCCAACAGGTCCAGCTCTGCCGAGCTGCTTATGTCAAAGCAATTGAGGTTCTTGTTGAGCTTGCTTCCCTCCAGACATCATTCTTGACTCTTGATGATGCAATCAAGACCACGAATCGTAGGGTTAATGCCCTAGAGAATGTTGTGAAGCCAAGGTTGGAGAATACCATAATCTACATTAAAGGGGAGCTGGATGAGCTGGAAAGGGAGGACTTTTTCAGGTTGAAGAAGATACAAGGATATAAGAAGAGGGAAATGGAGAGACAGATGGCTTCAGCGAAGGAGTTTTCAGAGGATCAGTTTGCAGGGAAAGTTTCTTTGCAGAAAGGAATTTCATTAAATGCAGCACACAACTTATTGTCTGCAGCTATGGAGAAGGATGAAGATATAATTTTCTGA
- the LOC100254081 gene encoding G-type lectin S-receptor-like serine/threonine-protein kinase SD2-5, which produces MGISRILGCLLGCHILFIPFSLPVNALTAYDSAANLSSSWINNGSRDIGVDSEDYSTLRPIFLGQGINASFACGFYCNYNCEGYLFAILIFPPARIHNFLEVQDPKVVWSANQNFLVRDDATLQLTQDGDLILRDADGTFVWSSNTSGKSVVGLNLTEIGNLVLFDSNNASVWQSFDHPTDSLVPGQILVFDQKLTASASNKDWSQESRYVIFRKEGLLFPSAQPVFSFPGPFSAQYMKLEPKGYLTFYGFFNDIWKVLFNPLLGDFNCAYPMICGKYGVCSEQQCFCPGPTAGETRYFTPVNDEEPDLGCKEITPLSCNASHYQSLLMLRSTIFNKKESDIESCKQACLSNCSCKAAVFWSSHGACYLLSEIFSLMKDAHPPGLTTFIKVQNISNPGDPPSSSNPEGPQSSSSPETIISQLLSPFGAFVGLVFIVIMIGRYLILKGKDVKEDGEDKDLLQVPGMPTRFSHEILIVATENFSRELGKGGFGSVFEGILTDGTKVAVKCINGLSQTKDYFLAEVETIGGIHHLNLVRLVGYCANKSNRCLVYEYMFNGSLDKWIFHRNKELALDWQTRRKIILDIAKGLSYLHEECRQKIIHLDIKPQNILLDESFNAKVSDFGLSKLMDRDQSQVVTTLRGTPGYMAPEWLISAITEKVDVYSFGIVTLEILCGRRNLDHSQPEEDKYLLSLFKRKAEEDQMLDLVDKYSEDMQLHGEEAVELMRLAAWCLQNDNGRRPSMSMVIKVLEGVIDVEDNLDYNFFNSSGLGATEAVHRREINVGFASPVLPSILSGPR; this is translated from the exons ATGGGCATCAGCAGAATTCTGGGTTGTCTTCTTGGGTGTCATAttctttttattcctttttccctCCCTGTCAATGCCCTAACAGCCTATGACTCTGCTGCCAATCTTTCATCTTCATGGATTAATAATGGGTCTCGAGATATTGGTGTTGATTCTGAAGATTACTCCACGCTAAGGCCAATCTTTCTTGGACAAGGCATCAATGCGAGTTTCGCATGTGGCTTCTACTGCAATTATAATTGTGAAGGTTACCTTTTCGCTATCCTCATATTCCCACCAGCCAGAATACACAATTTTCTAGAAGTCCAAGACCCAAAAGTAGTGTGGTCTGCTAATCAGAACTTTCTGGTTAGAGATGATGCAACCTTGCAACTCACGCAAGATGGAGATTTGATCTTGAGAGATGCCGATGGTACTTTTGTTTGGTCCTCTAACACATCTGGTAAGTCTGTTGTGGGCTTAAACTTGACCGAGATAGGAAACCTGGTGCTGTTTGACAGCAATAACGCATCTGTCTGGCAGTCTTTTGATCATCCAACCGACAGTCTAGTTCCAGGACAGATTCTGGTTTTCGATCAGAAACTCACAGCTAGTGCATCCAACAAAGACTGGTCTCAag AATCAAGATATGTCATATTCAGGAAAGAAGGTCTCCTCTTTCCCTCCGCTCAGCccgttttttcttttcctggcCCATTTTCTGCTCAGTACATGAAGTTGGAACCCAAAGGTTATTTGACATTTTATGGGTTTTTCAATGACATTTGGAAGGTTTTGTTCAATCCCCTTCTTGGAGACTTCAACTGCGCATACCCTATGATATGTGGCAAATATGGAGTTTGCTCAGAACAGCAGTGCTTTTGTCCAGGACCAACTGCAGGAGAAACAAGATATTTCACGCCAGTAAATGATGAGGAACCTGATCTTGGGTGTAAAGAAATCACACCCCTATCCTGCAATGCTTCTCATTATCAGAGTCTTCTTATGCTCAGAAGCACA atttttaataaaaaagaaagcgACATTGAAAGTTGCAAGCAGGCCTGTTTAAGTAATTGCTCCTGCAAAGCTGCAGTCTTTTGGTCTAGTCACGGAGCTTGCTATCTACTATCTGAAATATTTTCGCTGATGAAGGATGCTCATCCACCGGGGTTGACGACATTCATTAAGGTGCAGAATATCTCAAATCCGGGGGATCCTCCATCTTCCTCAAATCCAGAGGGTCCTCAATCTTCCTCAAGTCCAGAGACTATCATTAGTCAGCTGTTGTCTCCTTTCGGAGCTTTCGTGGGCCTGGTTTTTATAGTTATTATGATAGGAAGATATctaattttgaaaggaaaagaTGTCAAGGAAGACGGGGAGGATAAAGATCTGCTCCAAGTACCAGGGATGCCAACTAGATTCTCTCACGAAATCTTGATAGTGGCCACTGAAAATTTTAGTCGGGAGCTTGGGAAAGGAGGATTTGGTTCAGTCTTTGAAGGGATTCTGACAGATGGAACAAAAGTTGCTGTGAAGTGTATCAATGGTTTATCTCAGACAAAGGATTATTTCTTAGCTGAGGTTGAGACCATAGGCGGCATTCACCATTTGAACTTGGTGAGACTGGTAGGATACTGTGCCAACAAATCAAATAGATGCTTGGTTTATGAATACATGTTTAATGGCTCCTTGGATAAATGGATCTTCCACAGAAACAAAGAGCTTGCTCTTGATTGGCAAACAAGGAGGAAGATCATCCTGGATATAGCAAAGGGTCTATCCTATCTCCACGAAGAATGCAGACAGAAAATCATCCACTTAGATATCAAACCCCAGAACATCCTTTTAGACGAAAGTTTCAATGCAAAAGTTTCTGATTTCGGACTCTCCAAGCTAATGGACAGGGACCAAAGCCAAGTGGTGACAACCTTGAGAGGAACTCCAGGATACATGGCTCCTGAATGGCTGATCTCCGCAATCACAGAAAAAGTGGACGTCTACAGCTTTGGTATTGTGACTCTGGAAATTTTGTGTGGGCGAAGAAATTTGGATCACTCTCAGCCCGAGGAAGATAAATATTTGTTAAGTCTTTTTAAGAGAAAGGCTGAGGAAGATCAGATGTTGGATTTGGTGGATAAGTACAGTGAGGATATGCAGTTACATGGAGAAGAAGCTGTGGAGCTGATGAGGCTTGCTGCATGGTGTCTAcaaaatgacaatggtagaaggCCTTCTATGTCGATGGTGATCAAGGTCTTGGAGGGGGTGATCGATGTTGAAGATAATCTGGACTACAATTTCTTTAATTCATCAGGACTAGGAGCGACTGAAGCAGTTCATCGGAGGGAGATTAATGTGGGTTTTGCCTCTCCTGTGTTGCCGTCTATTCTATCAGGACCCAGGTGA
- the LOC100264306 gene encoding exopolygalacturonase, which yields MGLKLNIATTSLLLLLASAAEVSGDIIFDVTKYGARTDGNSDISQALLKAWGDACSSPVASTVMIPDGTYALGQIIIAGPCKAPINFVVQGTVMAPVDTSRFRAEAGWITFQQIDQFTLSGDGVFDGQGKIVWGTKCLSSAYCNQLPINLRFNFITNSMVKDITSRDSKQFHINLLGCKNLTFYNIVISAPQESLNTDGIHIGRSSGINITDSTIETGDDCVSIGDGSEQINIQRVTCGPGHGISVGSLGKYPNEEPVVGISVKNCTLTNTQNGVRVKTWPASHQGTASEMHFEDIVMNNVGNPIIIDQEYCPHNQCNLKSPSRIKISNVSFRNIRGTTSTQVAVKLICSQGVPCHDVELGDINLEYNGNEGPAMSQCKNIKPNLLGVQLPRICS from the exons ATGGGCCTGAAATTGAATATCGCAACAACCTCTCTTCTGCTATTGCTAGCATCTGCTGCAGAAGTGTCTGGTGATATCATTTTTGACGTTACCAAATATGGTGCCAGGACTGATGGAAACTCCGATATCAGCCAG GCCTTACTTAAAGCTTGGGGAGACGCTTGTTCATCGCCTGTGGCAAGTACAGTTATGATTCCAGATGGGACATATGCGCTGGGGCAAATAATCATCGCAGGCCCTTGCAAGGCTCCTATTAATTTCGTTGTCCAAGGCACTGTGATGGCCCCGGTGGATACCAGCAGGTTCAGGGCTGAAGCTGGTTGGATTACGTTTCAACAAATCGACCAGTTCACATTGTCTGGTGATGGAGTTTTTGATGGTCAAGGAAAAATTGTATGGGGCACAAAATGCCTCAGTTCTGCATATTGCAACCAACTTCCCATT AATCTGAGGTTCAACTTCATCACCAATAGCATGGTCAAGGACATAACTTCAAGAGACAGCAAGCAGTTTCATATTAATCTTTTGGGGTGCAAGAATTTAACTTTCTACAACATTGTAATCAGTGCACCACAAGAGAGCCTTAACACAGATGGAATTCACATTGGACGTTCCTCGGGGATCAATATCACCGATTCAACCATAGAAACCGGAGATGATTGTGTCTCAATTGGTGACGGCAGTGAGCAAATTAATATCCAAAGAGTAACCTGCGGACCTGGCCATGGCATCAGCGTGGGAAGTCTAGGAAAGTACCCCAACGAAGAACCTGTGGTTGGCATTAGTGTCAAGAACTGCACCCTCACCAACACCCAGAATGGCGTGAGAGTGAAGACATGGCCTGCTTCCCATCAAGGCACTGCCTCTGAAATGCATTTTGAAGATATTGTCATGAATAATGTTGGCAATCCCATAATCATAGATCAAGAGTACTGCCCCCATAACCAATGCAACTTGAAG AGTCCATCACGCATTAAGATCAGCAATGTTAGCTTCAGAAATATCCGGGGCACCACCTCAACTCAGGTTGCTGTCAAGCTTATTTGCAGCCAGGGAGTACCATGCCATGACGTCGAACTTGGTGACATCAACTTGGAATACAATGGAAACGAAGGCCCTGCCATGTCACAGTGTAAAAACATTAAGCCAAATCTACTAGGCGTGCAACTGCCAAGGATTTGTTCATAA
- the LOC100259197 gene encoding G-type lectin S-receptor-like serine/threonine-protein kinase SD2-5: MGISRILGCLLGCHILFIPFSLPVNALTAYDSAANLSSSWINNGSRDIGVDSEDYSTLRPIFLGQGINASFACGFYCNYNCEGYLFAILIFPPPGKYNYPEVRNPKVVWSANQNFLVRDDATLQLTQDGDLILRDADGTLVWCTYTYGKSVVGLNLTETGNLVLFDSNNASVWQSFDHPTDSLVPGQILVLGQKLIATVSNKDWSQGLISLVVTEYGVAARIESNPPQNYFALRLYNSSNTEPRYLIFKNEGLFFLPDTALFEIDNSFSAQYMKLEPKGHLTFYGFVNDIWKVLFNPLLGELNCAYPMICGKYGVCSKQQCFCPGPTAGETRYFTPVNDEEPDLGCKEITPLSCNASHYQSLLMLRSTTSALILQLNKTEIGNETESDIESCKQACLSNFSCKAAVFLSGVENGGACYLLSEIFSLMKDARLQGWTTFIKVQNISNPGEPPSSSNPEETIIRQLLSTLGAFVGLVFIVIIIGRYLILKGKDVKEDGEDKDLLQVPGMPTRFSHEILVAATENFSRELGKGGFGSVFEGILTDGTKVAVKCINGLSQTKDYFLAEVETIGGIHHLNLVRLVGYCANKSNRCLVYEYMFNGSLDKWIFHRNKELALDWQTRRKIILDIAKGLSYLHEECRQKIIHLDIKPQNILLDESFNAKVSDFGLSKLMDRDQSQVVTTLRGTPGYMAPEWLISAITEKVDVYSFGIVTLEILCGRRNLDHSQPEEDKYLLSLFKRKAEEDQMLDLVDKYSEDMQLHGEEAVELMMLAAWCLQNDNGRRPSMSMVIKVVEGVIDVEDNLDYNFLNSSGLGATEAVHRREINVGFASPVLPSILSGPR; this comes from the exons ATGGGCATCAGCAGAATTCTGGGTTGTCTTCTTGGGTGTCATAttctttttattcctttttccctCCCTGTCAATGCCCTAACAGCCTATGACTCTGCTGCCAATCTTTCATCTTCATGGATTAATAATGGGTCTCGAGATATTGGTGTTGATTCTGAAGATTACTCCACGCTAAGGCCAATCTTTCTTGGACAAGGCATCAATGCGAGTTTCGCATGTGGCTTCTACTGCAATTATAATTGTGAAGGTTACCTTTTCGCTATCCTCATATTCCCACCACCCGGAAAATACAATTATCCAGAAGTCCGAAACCCAAAAGTAGTGTGGTCTGCTAATCAGAACTTTCTGGTTAGAGATGATGCAACCTTGCAACTCACGCAAGATGGAGATTTGATCTTGAGAGATGCCGATGGTACTTTAGTTTGGTGCACTTATACATATGGTAAGTCTGTTGTGGGCTTAAACTTGACCGAAACAGGAAACCTGGTGCTGTTTGACAGCAATAACGCATCTGTCTGGCAGTCTTTTGATCATCCAACCGACAGTCTAGTTCCGGGGCAGATTCTGGTTTTGGGTCAGAAACTCATAGCTACTGTATCCAACAAGGATTGGTCACAAGGTTTGATTTCATTGGTTGTCACTGAATATGGTGTGGCTGCTCGTATTGAGTCCAATCCACCCCAGAACTATTTTGCTTTGCGTCTTTATAACAGCAGTAATACAGAACCAAGATATCTCATATTCAAGAATGAAGGCCTCTTTTTCCTCCCCGACACGGCCCTTTTTGAGATTGATAACTCATTTTCTGCTCAGTACATGAAGTTGGAACCCAAAGGTCATTTGACATTTTATGGGTTTGTCAATGACATTTGGAAGGTTTTGTTCAATCCCCTTCTGGGAGAGTTAAACTGTGCATACCCTATGATATGTGGCAAATATGGAGTTTGCTCAAAACAGCAGTGCTTTTGTCCAGGGCCAACTGCAGGAGAAACAAGATATTTCACGCCAGTAAATGATGAGGAACCTGACCTTGGGTGTAAAGAAATCACACCCCTATCTTGCAATGCTTCTCATTATCAGAGTCTTCTTATGCTCAGAAGCACAACGTCCGCGCTTATTCTCCAATTAAATAAGACTGAGATTGGTAATGAAACAGAAAGTGACATTGAAAGTTGCAAGCAGGCCTGTTTAAGTAATTTCTCCTGCAAAGCTGCAGTCTTTTTGTCTGGTGTGGAGAATGGTGGAGCTTGCTATCTACTATCTGAAATATTTTCGCTGATGAAGGATGCTCGTCTACAGGGGTGGACGACATTCATTAAGGTGCAGAATATCTCAAATCCAGGGGAGCCTCCATCTTCCTCAAATCCAGAGG AGACTATCATTAGGCAGTTGTTGTCTACTTTGGGAGCTTTCGTGGGCCTGGTTTTTATAGTTATTATCATAGGAAGATATctaattttgaaaggaaaagaCGTCAAGGAAGACGGGGAGGATAAAGATCTGCTCCAAGTACCAGGGATGCCAACTAGATTCTCTCACGAAATCTTGGTAGCGGCCACTGAAAATTTTAGTCGGGAGCTTGGGAAAGGAGGATTTGGTTCAGTCTTTGAAGGGATTCTGACAGATGGAACAAAAGTTGCTGTGAAGTGTATCAATGGTTTATCTCAGACAAAGGATTATTTCTTAGCTGAGGTTGAGACCATAGGCGGCATTCACCATTTGAACTTGGTGAGACTGGTAGGATACTGTGCCAACAAATCAAATAGATGCTTGGTTTATGAATACATGTTTAATGGCTCCTTGGATAAATGGATCTTCCACAGAAACAAAGAGCTTGCTCTTGATTGGCAAACAAGGAGGAAGATCATCCTGGATATAGCAAAGGGTCTATCCTATCTCCACGAAGAATGCAGACAGAAAATCATCCACTTAGATATCAAACCCCAGAACATCCTTTTAGACGAAAGTTTCAATGCAAAAGTTTCTGATTTCGGACTGTCCAAGCTAATGGACAGGGACCAAAGCCAAGTTGTGACAACCTTGAGAGGAACTCCAGGATATATGGCTCCTGAATGGCTGATCTCCGCAATCACAGAAAAAGTGGACGTCTATAGCTTTGGTATTGTGACTCTGGAAATTTTGTGTGGGCGAAGAAATTTGGATCACTCTCAGCCCGAGGAAGATAAATATTTGTTAAGTCTTTTTAAGAGAAAGGCTGAGGAAGATCAGATGTTGGATTTGGTGGATAAGTACAGTGAGGATATGCAGTTACATGGAGAAGAAGCTGTGGAGCTGATGATGCTTGCTGCATGGTGTCTAcaaaatgacaatggtagaaggCCTTCTATGTCGATGGTGATCAAGGTCGTGGAGGGGGTGATCGATGTTGAAGATAATCTGGACTATAATTTCTTGAATTCATCAGGACTAGGAGCGACTGAAGCAGTTCATCGGAGGGAGATTAATGTGGGTTTTGCCTCTCCTGTGTTGCCGTCTATTCTATCAGGACCCAGGTGA
- the LOC100242022 gene encoding exopolygalacturonase: MGLKLNIAATSLLLLLASAAEVSGDIIFDVTKYGARTDGNSDISQALLKAWGDACSSPVASTVMIPDGTYALGQIIIAGPCKAPINFVVQGTVMAPVDTSRFRAEAGWITFQQIDQFTLSGDGVFDGQGKTVWGTKCLSSSYCNQLPINLRFNFITNSMVKDITSRDSKQFHINLLGCKNLTFYNVVISAPQESLNTDGIHIGRSSGINITDSTIETGDDCVSIGDGSEQINIQRVTCGPGHGISVGSLGKYPNEEPVVGISVKNCTLTNTQNGVRVKTWPASHQGTASEMHFEDIVMNNVGNPIIIDQEYCPHNQCNLKSPSRIKISNVSFRNIRGTTSTQVAVKLICSQGEPCQDVELGDINLEYNGNEGPAMSQCKNIKPNLLGVQLPRICS, translated from the exons ATGGGCCTGAAATTGAATATCGCAGCAACCTCTCTTCTGCTATTGCTAGCATCGGCTGCAGAAGTGTCTGGTGATATCATTTTTGATGTTACCAAATATGGTGCCAGGACTGATGGAAACTCCGATATCAGCCAG GCCTTACTTAAAGCTTGGGGAGACGCTTGTTCATCGCCTGTGGCAAGTACAGTTATGATTCCAGATGGGACATATGCGCTGGGGCAAATAATCATCGCAGGCCCTTGCAAGGCTCCTATTAATTTCGTTGTCCAAGGCACTGTGATGGCCCCGGTGGATACCAGCAGGTTCAGGGCTGAAGCTGGTTGGATTACGTTTCAACAAATCGACCAGTTCACATTGTCTGGTGATGGAGTTTTTGATGGTCAAGGAAAAACTGTATGGGGCACAAAATGCCTCAGTTCTTCATATTGCAACCAACTTCCCATT AATCTGAGGTTCAACTTCATCACCAATAGCATGGTCAAGGACATAACTTCAAGAGACAGCAAGCAGTTTCATATTAATCTTTTGGGGTGCAAGAATTTAACTTTCTACAACGTTGTAATCAGTGCACCACAAGAGAGCCTTAACACAGATGGAATTCACATTGGACGTTCCTCGGGGATCAATATCACCGATTCAACCATAGAAACCGGAGATGATTGTGTCTCAATTGGTGACGGCAGTGAGCAAATTAATATCCAAAGAGTAACCTGCGGACCTGGCCATGGCATCAGCGTGGGAAGTCTAGGAAAGTACCCCAACGAAGAACCTGTGGTTGGCATTAGTGTCAAGAACTGCACCCTCACCAACACCCAGAATGGCGTGAGAGTGAAGACATGGCCTGCTTCCCATCAAGGCACTGCCTCTGAAATGCATTTTGAAGATATTGTCATGAATAATGTTGGCAATCCCATAATCATAGATCAAGAGTACTGCCCCCATAACCAATGCAACTTGAAG AGTCCATCACGCATTAAGATCAGCAATGTTAGCTTCAGAAATATCCGGGGCACCACCTCAACTCAGGTTGCTGTCAAGCTTATTTGCAGCCAGGGAGAACCATGCCAAGACGTCGAACTTGGTGACATCAACTTGGAATACAATGGAAACGAAGGCCCTGCCATGTCACAGTGTAAAAACATTAAGCCAAATCTACTAGGCGTGCAACTGCCAAGGATTTGTTCATAA